One genomic segment of Pseudomonadota bacterium includes these proteins:
- a CDS encoding cardiolipin synthase B, translating to MRIRRARRATPRRIQAQWDISRVYHKGERFFAALEDAIDKAHKSIDLESYTFATDRLGERILSALTRAVRRGVRVRVLVDGIGSSTWTRTLRTRAAEAKILFKVYHELPWERWWYSKRAGSTWGKLFNLLRLINSRNHRKVCIIDSQQAFVGSMNIIDNHVTSVSGAKSWRDTGVFIEGADVKALVDTFEGVWLGSFRRLKLKLRLKGRRAQSSELIRLNTRRRQRQDNYLDLLVRIVGSRTKVWITNAYFIPDGSLLRALSVAAQGGTDVRILVPHFSDIVFIPWVAAAFHLGLLRAGVRIFEYTGAVLHAKTMLVDEWGLVGSSNLNHRSLLHDLEADVVLPQERDRVDLERQFLIDLKSASEVTIDNWQQRPWIERCIGRILLAFRYML from the coding sequence ATGCGAATAAGAAGAGCGCGGCGCGCCACACCTCGTCGGATTCAGGCACAATGGGACATCTCTCGTGTCTATCATAAGGGGGAGAGGTTTTTTGCTGCCCTTGAGGATGCGATCGATAAGGCACATAAAAGTATCGACCTTGAAAGTTATACCTTTGCAACGGATCGGCTTGGAGAGCGTATTTTGAGCGCATTAACGCGTGCCGTTAGACGTGGTGTTCGGGTGCGGGTGCTAGTTGATGGCATCGGTTCAAGCACCTGGACACGGACACTTCGAACACGAGCAGCAGAGGCCAAGATCTTATTCAAGGTCTATCACGAGCTGCCATGGGAGAGATGGTGGTATAGTAAACGAGCTGGCTCTACCTGGGGCAAGCTATTTAACCTATTGAGACTGATTAACAGCCGCAATCACCGTAAGGTATGCATTATCGACTCTCAGCAAGCGTTCGTAGGGAGCATGAATATTATCGATAATCATGTGACATCCGTATCTGGCGCTAAATCTTGGCGCGATACTGGTGTATTTATTGAGGGGGCAGATGTTAAGGCTCTTGTTGATACCTTTGAAGGGGTATGGCTTGGTTCATTTCGGCGCCTAAAGTTAAAGCTGCGCCTTAAGGGGCGTAGGGCGCAATCAAGCGAGTTAATTAGGTTAAATACGCGCCGTAGGCAGCGCCAGGATAACTACCTCGATCTGTTAGTCAGGATAGTTGGTTCTCGCACTAAGGTCTGGATAACGAATGCCTATTTTATTCCGGATGGATCTTTGTTGCGCGCATTATCTGTTGCTGCACAGGGGGGTACGGATGTTCGGATACTTGTACCACATTTCTCTGATATCGTGTTTATTCCCTGGGTGGCAGCGGCCTTTCATTTGGGATTACTGCGAGCGGGGGTGCGTATTTTTGAGTATACTGGAGCTGTACTGCATGCCAAGACAATGCTGGTTGACGAGTGGGGACTCGTGGGATCGAGCAACTTAAATCACCGCAGCTTGCTGCACGATCTGGAGGCCGATGTTGTGTTGCCGCAAGAGCGAGATAGGGTAGACCTAGAGCGGCAGTTTCTGATCGATCTTAAGTCTGCGAGTGAGGTGACGATCGATAACTGGCAGCAACGTCCATGGATTGAACGGTGCATTGGAAGAATATTGCTGGCTTTTCGTTATATGTTGTAA
- a CDS encoding endonuclease/exonuclease/phosphatase family protein, with protein sequence MTDRVVVKVFSYNIHKGFDLGNRAFVLPSIRQAIANLKPDIVFLQEALGQHDKYASRFEEWPDLPQPEFIAEGIWPYVAYGKNAIYSHGHHGNAILSKYPIVRFENIDVSTNAFESRGILHAVLDVPGVAMPVHCICVHLNMLRKGRDMQLKQLCRRVIRSVSQADPIIVAGDFNDWQESASKLLFDDVGLQEVFLQLHGKHAQTFPTQFPLLRLDRVYARGLETVGGEILSGSPWGNLSDHAPLYVQMIISDIPV encoded by the coding sequence ATGACGGATAGAGTTGTCGTAAAAGTTTTTTCTTACAACATCCATAAAGGATTCGATCTAGGTAATCGAGCCTTTGTACTGCCCTCAATCCGTCAAGCGATCGCTAATCTCAAACCTGATATCGTCTTTCTTCAAGAGGCTCTCGGGCAGCACGATAAATACGCGAGCCGCTTTGAGGAGTGGCCGGATCTACCGCAACCGGAATTTATCGCCGAGGGTATCTGGCCCTACGTGGCGTATGGAAAGAACGCAATCTATTCACACGGACACCACGGCAACGCAATTCTAAGCAAGTATCCGATCGTGCGTTTTGAGAATATCGATGTTTCAACGAACGCCTTTGAATCACGTGGAATATTACACGCAGTTTTGGATGTGCCTGGCGTAGCAATGCCGGTGCACTGTATTTGTGTGCACCTTAATATGTTGCGTAAGGGACGCGATATGCAGCTTAAGCAGCTATGTCGACGAGTGATCCGGAGTGTGTCGCAAGCCGATCCAATAATAGTTGCCGGGGACTTTAATGATTGGCAGGAGAGCGCCTCGAAGTTGCTCTTTGATGATGTAGGCCTACAGGAGGTATTCCTTCAGCTTCACGGGAAACATGCCCAAACCTTTCCAACCCAATTCCCGCTACTCCGTCTTGATCGGGTATATGCGCGTGGTCTTGAAACGGTTGGAGGGGAGATCCTCTCTGGGTCCCCTTGGGGGAACCTCTCAGATCATGCTCCTCTGTATGTGCAGATGATTATTTCAGATATCCCTGTTTAA
- a CDS encoding HDOD domain-containing protein encodes MLSKLFGSTKGESVKGLVPLPDALRQSILASLGNNAIPSMPKAAYQAFQLATNPNAEALDYIEVLEADEGLAARVLKIANSVFYDRGGGSKTILDAVKVIGTSELKGLLNATALAGLFPVKHPLRAQFWAHNIASALTARLLSKLLLPSQTDQAFLGGLMHDVGKLLLLQKHTDIYERLYRKGLSSDLDSISSESAEYPFNHTHVGHAIGERWNFSAELIDIIRNHHEPWQNIPAKSLIGIVKASSVISHVLGLGAERDAYPLRRIYEPLLAECFESLGIHSSNQQSLLREAELLFNSEFELYESWGR; translated from the coding sequence ATGCTTTCAAAGCTTTTTGGATCAACGAAGGGGGAATCGGTCAAGGGGCTCGTGCCGCTACCGGACGCTCTGCGACAAAGCATCCTGGCCTCTCTCGGGAACAACGCCATCCCCTCGATGCCCAAAGCCGCCTACCAGGCCTTTCAGCTGGCAACTAACCCCAACGCCGAGGCGCTGGACTATATCGAGGTACTTGAGGCTGACGAGGGACTCGCGGCTAGGGTTCTTAAGATCGCCAATTCGGTCTTCTATGATCGTGGGGGCGGAAGTAAAACTATCTTAGACGCCGTTAAGGTCATCGGCACCTCTGAACTTAAAGGGCTCCTTAACGCTACGGCGCTGGCAGGACTCTTTCCGGTTAAGCACCCCCTGCGTGCCCAATTCTGGGCCCATAATATCGCCTCAGCGCTAACTGCTCGACTACTATCTAAGTTGCTCCTACCCTCTCAAACTGACCAGGCCTTTCTCGGAGGGTTAATGCATGATGTCGGCAAGCTCCTCCTGCTTCAGAAACACACTGATATCTATGAGCGTCTCTACCGCAAGGGGCTCTCCTCTGACCTCGATTCGATTAGCTCCGAATCGGCCGAGTATCCATTTAATCATACCCATGTTGGTCACGCGATCGGAGAGCGCTGGAACTTCTCAGCTGAGCTTATTGATATTATCAGAAATCACCACGAGCCGTGGCAAAACATCCCCGCAAAATCCCTAATAGGCATCGTAAAGGCCAGCAGCGTTATCTCGCACGTACTTGGGCTTGGCGCAGAACGCGATGCCTATCCACTACGTAGAATATACGAGCCGCTGCTAGCTGAATGCTTTGAGTCGCTCGGAATCCATAGCAGCAACCAACAGAGCCTCCTACGTGAAGCAGAGCTATTATTTAACTCAGAGTTCGAACTCTATGAATCGTGGGGGCGCTGA
- a CDS encoding FHA domain-containing protein: MWNKFRNIIKSAIGQNSHGVIAKAPSFKTKHLPELSISHSGRIQSTSLFSIARSCDAVTFITIVTFPVLVGSSIKEGTLSPRKTDEDPRSRPGKLLPTTILTQLFRADQVSELAEGTTLEHAIYPIKRGPTSSHTELGQFFIGRASGNDLVMVDFAISDQHACISSSRVGFSIADLQSTNGTHLNGKRINNKPQLLKDGDIVRLGRFEFTFLTPATLHEIFNEGTPTA; encoded by the coding sequence ATGTGGAATAAGTTTAGAAATATTATTAAGTCCGCTATTGGTCAGAATTCGCATGGCGTTATCGCGAAGGCTCCATCATTCAAGACAAAACACCTGCCAGAGCTCAGCATCTCACACTCTGGAAGGATTCAATCCACTAGCCTGTTTAGCATAGCTAGGTCGTGCGACGCGGTAACCTTTATCACTATAGTTACATTTCCTGTGTTGGTCGGCTCCTCTATCAAAGAGGGAACCTTATCCCCCAGAAAAACCGATGAGGATCCACGTAGCAGGCCGGGAAAGCTGCTACCAACTACCATACTAACCCAACTGTTCCGAGCGGATCAGGTCTCGGAGCTGGCTGAGGGCACAACGCTAGAACATGCTATCTACCCGATTAAACGGGGGCCAACCTCTAGCCACACAGAGCTGGGGCAATTCTTTATAGGACGCGCCTCGGGCAACGACCTCGTGATGGTTGATTTCGCTATATCAGATCAACACGCCTGCATAAGCTCCTCAAGGGTGGGCTTCTCAATCGCTGACCTACAATCAACTAACGGCACCCACCTTAACGGTAAAAGGATAAATAACAAGCCGCAGTTACTCAAAGACGGCGATATTGTAAGGCTTGGGCGCTTTGAATTTACTTTTTTAACTCCAGCTACGCTCCACGAGATCTTTAATGAAGGAACCCCTACTGCGTAG
- a CDS encoding serine protein kinase, with protein MSSDNNNDFQKLIQEDREIRKKSAWKGNMLEYLEQVRESPTGHKLSHKRLYDMISEQGMVEVDLEQNPRLKRIFKGEKLKVFNFFADEFFGMEKTINQIVRYFHSASLKGEESRQVLYLVGPVGSGKSSLVERIKKGLEQLEPIFAIEGCPMYEEPLHLVPRHLRKEFSKMLGVEIEGDLCPVCRYRLKEDFQGKWEDVPVKTFELSIRAKRGIGVVPPVDPNNQDTSVLIGGEDISKLDLYSEGDPRVLDLSGALNVGNRGMVEFIEVFKNETEYLHAMITATQEKSIPAPGRHGMIYVDTCILAHSNEAEWKKFKSDHTNEAILDRIVTVKVPYNLRLSEEVKIYKKIIRQSQFTADIAPHTIELVSMFAILSRLEPTNKCDLMTKLKLYNGEEVVEKGKTKKIDVIELREEAKSEGMNGISTRFIMKALDNALSDNMEINAIHPISVRESLVQMVKEGDFADDVKKRYLEFLQDTLHKEYLEVLEKEITKAFVYSYQEQAESLFQNYLDHAESYVTKKKFKDRSTGEVLEPDEGFMKSIEEQIAIIGTACDGFRQEVIAFLWSAGRRNEKVCYESYEPLKEAIEKKLMASVRDVSRIITKARTRDDEQYKKYGRMVEQLMKNGYPASCVDIILKYAANNLWKD; from the coding sequence ATGAGCAGCGATAACAATAATGACTTTCAAAAACTTATTCAGGAAGATCGAGAGATTCGCAAAAAATCAGCATGGAAGGGAAACATGCTCGAGTATCTTGAGCAGGTACGCGAGAGCCCGACGGGTCATAAACTCTCTCACAAACGACTCTATGACATGATCTCTGAGCAGGGCATGGTCGAGGTCGATCTCGAACAGAACCCCCGTCTCAAGCGCATATTTAAGGGCGAGAAACTCAAAGTATTTAATTTCTTTGCCGACGAATTTTTCGGCATGGAGAAGACAATTAACCAAATCGTGCGTTACTTTCACTCCGCCTCTCTTAAGGGAGAGGAGAGTCGTCAGGTGCTTTATCTAGTTGGGCCGGTGGGCTCAGGAAAGAGCTCCCTTGTTGAGAGGATCAAAAAGGGGTTAGAGCAGCTTGAGCCGATCTTTGCGATTGAGGGGTGCCCGATGTACGAGGAGCCGCTGCATCTAGTACCGCGGCATCTACGCAAGGAGTTCTCAAAGATGCTCGGTGTTGAGATCGAGGGCGACCTCTGTCCAGTTTGTCGTTACCGACTGAAAGAAGATTTCCAGGGCAAATGGGAGGATGTTCCCGTTAAAACGTTTGAGCTCAGTATCCGCGCAAAACGGGGCATCGGGGTTGTTCCTCCGGTAGATCCCAATAACCAGGATACCAGCGTGCTTATTGGCGGCGAGGATATTTCAAAACTCGATCTATATTCAGAGGGCGACCCACGTGTTCTAGACCTATCGGGAGCTTTGAACGTCGGTAATCGCGGCATGGTTGAGTTTATCGAGGTATTTAAGAACGAGACCGAGTACCTGCATGCGATGATTACGGCCACACAGGAGAAGTCAATTCCAGCACCAGGGCGGCACGGCATGATCTATGTCGATACCTGCATCCTAGCGCATTCAAACGAGGCCGAGTGGAAGAAGTTTAAAAGCGACCACACTAATGAAGCTATCCTTGACCGTATTGTAACCGTGAAGGTTCCGTACAATTTGCGGCTCTCTGAAGAGGTCAAGATCTACAAGAAAATTATTCGCCAATCTCAGTTTACTGCTGACATAGCGCCGCATACGATTGAGCTCGTCTCTATGTTTGCGATCCTCTCCAGGTTAGAGCCAACTAACAAATGCGATCTTATGACGAAGCTCAAGCTCTACAACGGAGAAGAGGTCGTTGAGAAGGGTAAGACTAAGAAGATCGATGTCATTGAGTTACGTGAGGAAGCAAAGAGCGAGGGCATGAACGGTATCTCAACCCGATTTATTATGAAGGCGCTCGATAACGCGCTCTCTGATAATATGGAGATCAACGCGATTCATCCCATCTCGGTACGAGAGTCCCTCGTTCAAATGGTAAAAGAGGGCGACTTCGCGGACGATGTTAAGAAGCGCTATCTCGAATTCCTGCAGGATACCCTGCACAAAGAGTATCTTGAGGTGCTTGAAAAAGAGATTACCAAGGCCTTTGTTTACTCCTATCAGGAGCAGGCAGAGTCGCTCTTTCAGAACTACCTCGATCACGCCGAGTCTTATGTAACTAAGAAGAAGTTTAAAGACCGCAGTACCGGCGAGGTGCTTGAGCCCGATGAAGGCTTTATGAAGTCGATTGAGGAGCAGATAGCCATTATCGGTACGGCGTGTGATGGATTCCGACAGGAGGTGATCGCCTTCCTGTGGTCTGCTGGGCGTCGTAACGAGAAGGTATGCTACGAGAGCTACGAGCCTCTGAAGGAGGCGATTGAGAAGAAGCTTATGGCGAGCGTTCGAGATGTTTCTCGAATCATCACCAAAGCTCGCACCCGTGATGATGAGCAGTACAAGAAATATGGCCGCATGGTTGAGCAACTTATGAAGAATGGATATCCAGCAAGCTGCGTGGATATCATTTTGAAGTACGCTGCTAACAACCTCTGGAAAGATTAG
- the purL gene encoding phosphoribosylformylglycinamidine synthase subunit PurL: protein MSSIPLSDIPTWKRVATAADATQHGLRQNEFEAVTKALGRAINIVELGICSALFSEHCSYKSTKVHLRTLPTKGARVIVGPGENACVVDIGDNEAVVFKVESHNHPSFIEPFQGAATGVGGILRDIFTMGARPIALLNSLRFGDPALAKSRYLLRRAVNGIGFYGNCMGIPTVGGELSFHPSFNGNCLVNAFALGTVKQDEVFLGKAAGVGNVVLYVGSKTGRDGIHGASMSSEAFGDDSEAKRPTVQVGDPFQEKLLLEACLEAFKSGRVVGVQDMGAAGLTSSSFEMADRGGNGVRMHLDRVPQRESGMNPYEIMLSESQERMLFIVEAGYESTLIEIFNRWELDAVAIGEVITEGNVELYWHAELVSSIPAHLLTSAVPEYNWPSIEPSDKSLTAQIELASLPLPQDLAHTWLTLLEDPNLCSRHAVYNQYDSTVRGDTVVHPGSDAGVVRLKSSSGREKGIAISLDCNSRYCAIDAQRGTALSLAEGCRNIAATGATPIGISDCLNMPSPENPETMWQIAHSIAGLGEAARAFDIPVVSGNVSLYNQTRSQGQTHDQGIQPTPLLAVVGLLDDVSRARPAQFNAPLDVVFLIGTTSENDLGGSAYLAQIHKIEKGALPALDYALEQRTCNCVRKLIAQELLVSCHDISQGGLALALAESCFKDYEAPLGVSLELFQKNQRPDVTLFAESGARFLVSVSPKDAATVRSVIAAAGLTISGEGVVGGSLINIEGVAQIPKDTAFKCWFNGLDQLFEA from the coding sequence ATGAGTAGTATCCCGTTGAGTGATATCCCCACGTGGAAGCGCGTTGCGACGGCTGCTGATGCCACGCAGCACGGCCTAAGACAAAACGAATTTGAAGCGGTTACCAAGGCGCTAGGACGTGCCATCAATATAGTGGAGCTCGGTATCTGCTCGGCTCTTTTTTCAGAACACTGTTCATACAAGAGTACCAAGGTTCATCTCCGCACACTGCCAACAAAGGGAGCACGGGTTATAGTAGGCCCCGGCGAAAATGCATGTGTAGTCGACATCGGTGATAATGAGGCCGTTGTCTTTAAAGTTGAGAGTCATAACCACCCTTCGTTTATCGAGCCGTTTCAGGGTGCCGCAACCGGCGTGGGTGGAATTCTGCGTGATATTTTTACGATGGGGGCGCGTCCGATAGCGCTCTTAAATTCATTGCGCTTCGGCGACCCCGCTCTCGCTAAGAGTCGCTACTTACTGCGTCGTGCTGTAAACGGTATCGGATTTTACGGCAACTGCATGGGTATTCCAACCGTAGGTGGCGAGCTCTCCTTTCACCCATCCTTTAACGGCAACTGCCTCGTTAACGCATTTGCGCTCGGAACGGTAAAGCAGGATGAGGTATTTCTCGGTAAGGCCGCTGGTGTTGGCAACGTCGTGCTTTACGTCGGATCAAAGACCGGGCGCGATGGTATACATGGTGCGAGCATGTCCTCTGAAGCTTTCGGTGATGATTCCGAGGCTAAGCGCCCAACCGTTCAGGTTGGCGATCCATTTCAGGAGAAGCTGTTGCTTGAGGCCTGCCTTGAGGCTTTTAAGAGCGGTCGCGTTGTCGGTGTTCAGGACATGGGTGCAGCTGGACTTACGAGCTCCTCCTTTGAGATGGCCGATCGCGGCGGTAACGGTGTCAGGATGCATCTAGACCGAGTACCGCAGCGCGAGAGCGGGATGAACCCGTACGAGATTATGTTGTCCGAGTCTCAGGAGCGGATGCTCTTTATCGTTGAGGCTGGGTACGAGTCGACCTTAATCGAAATATTCAACCGCTGGGAGCTTGATGCCGTTGCCATCGGTGAGGTTATTACGGAGGGTAACGTTGAGCTGTACTGGCATGCAGAGCTTGTCTCATCCATACCGGCGCATCTTCTTACCAGTGCGGTGCCTGAGTATAACTGGCCTAGCATAGAGCCATCAGATAAATCGCTTACTGCGCAGATCGAGCTTGCCTCTCTACCGCTTCCACAAGATCTCGCGCACACATGGCTAACGTTATTAGAAGATCCGAACCTGTGCTCACGTCACGCCGTCTATAATCAATACGACTCAACGGTTAGGGGTGACACCGTTGTTCATCCGGGGAGCGATGCCGGGGTAGTTCGTCTTAAGTCCTCGAGTGGTCGTGAAAAAGGAATCGCGATCTCACTTGATTGCAACTCGCGCTACTGCGCTATCGATGCTCAGCGTGGTACGGCGCTCTCGCTGGCGGAGGGGTGTCGAAATATCGCGGCAACCGGTGCCACTCCGATCGGCATCTCGGATTGTTTAAATATGCCGAGCCCTGAGAATCCAGAAACGATGTGGCAGATAGCACACAGCATCGCAGGTCTTGGAGAGGCTGCGCGGGCCTTCGATATCCCGGTCGTAAGTGGTAACGTGAGTCTTTACAATCAAACTCGTAGTCAGGGGCAAACTCACGACCAGGGCATTCAGCCCACACCTTTACTGGCTGTGGTTGGACTTCTTGATGATGTGAGCAGGGCGCGCCCCGCTCAGTTTAACGCCCCCCTGGACGTTGTATTTCTGATAGGCACGACCTCAGAGAACGATCTCGGGGGCAGCGCCTACCTAGCTCAGATACATAAGATAGAGAAAGGTGCCCTACCCGCCCTGGATTACGCCCTTGAGCAGCGCACCTGTAACTGCGTCCGTAAGTTGATTGCACAGGAGCTTTTAGTTTCGTGCCACGACATCTCTCAGGGTGGGCTAGCTTTAGCCCTTGCTGAGAGTTGCTTTAAGGATTACGAAGCACCCCTTGGTGTTTCGTTAGAGCTCTTTCAAAAAAACCAACGCCCAGACGTTACGCTCTTTGCAGAGAGTGGTGCGCGCTTTCTTGTAAGCGTCTCACCAAAGGACGCTGCCACTGTACGTAGCGTTATAGCAGCAGCGGGGCTTACTATCTCAGGTGAGGGGGTTGTTGGGGGCTCGCTAATAAATATTGAGGGGGTCGCTCAGATCCCTAAAGATACTGCGTTTAAGTGCTGGTTTAATGGGCTAGATCAACTCTTTGAGGCATAA
- the lpxC gene encoding UDP-3-O-acyl-N-acetylglucosamine deacetylase, translated as MHNLDNSDEFQETSDTNQLVLVVDDEASIRRSLEGVLKDEGFPVVLAEDGESAIRLLMTTRPALVLLDIWMPGMDGLETLRKIKELHPDLPVVMVSGHATISTAIAATRLGAMDFLEKPLDLSGTIQLVRRVLAKKDPQTDRQDAQWEAIESASVGPLRESVTINPVVFARQTLRGRAFPQKTLAHAAILYGQGLHSGRKSGLILEPLPPNSGIHFVGVSETTVVPAHVDFVESTGFATTVRLGQTQAGTIEHLMSALCAYGISNMLIKCNGEVPVMDGSAREFCRLFDEVGLVEQDGEWYEIDIKKPLEVGDDKESIRIEPADEFSVDYTLRYPEPVGEQHFIFTLSDPASYRDQIAACRTFSFVKDVGHLQRQGLALGGRFDNFLLIGAEGAINDEWRFPNEPVRHKILDAIGDLFLLGRRLRGKVTARMTGHSDNIALLKKVRDELQRATQ; from the coding sequence ATGCATAACCTAGATAATTCAGATGAATTCCAGGAGACCAGCGACACCAATCAGTTGGTGCTAGTGGTTGATGATGAGGCCAGCATTCGCCGCTCCCTTGAGGGGGTGCTAAAGGACGAGGGTTTCCCGGTGGTATTGGCAGAGGACGGTGAGTCAGCTATTCGCCTTCTGATGACGACCCGTCCGGCGTTGGTCCTGCTCGATATCTGGATGCCCGGAATGGATGGGCTTGAGACCCTGCGAAAGATTAAGGAGCTTCATCCAGATCTCCCCGTTGTAATGGTGAGTGGTCACGCTACGATCTCAACCGCTATAGCGGCGACCAGGCTCGGTGCTATGGATTTCCTTGAGAAGCCCCTTGATCTCTCAGGTACCATTCAGCTTGTCCGACGTGTCCTTGCAAAGAAGGATCCTCAGACCGATCGCCAAGATGCGCAGTGGGAGGCTATAGAATCAGCATCGGTTGGGCCGCTTCGGGAGTCGGTAACTATTAATCCAGTTGTATTTGCAAGACAGACGTTGCGCGGCAGAGCTTTTCCGCAAAAGACCCTAGCGCACGCCGCAATACTTTACGGACAGGGGCTTCATTCTGGACGCAAGAGCGGATTAATACTTGAGCCCCTTCCGCCTAATTCAGGGATTCACTTCGTTGGGGTGTCGGAGACAACTGTAGTTCCAGCGCACGTTGATTTCGTTGAATCTACCGGCTTTGCAACAACCGTCAGGTTGGGACAGACGCAGGCGGGAACGATTGAGCACCTTATGTCGGCGCTGTGTGCGTACGGCATATCGAATATGCTGATTAAGTGTAACGGTGAAGTTCCCGTTATGGATGGCTCTGCGCGTGAGTTCTGCCGCCTCTTTGATGAGGTTGGACTGGTTGAACAGGATGGTGAGTGGTACGAGATCGATATCAAAAAGCCGCTTGAGGTTGGGGATGATAAGGAGTCGATTCGGATTGAGCCTGCTGATGAGTTCAGCGTGGACTATACTCTGCGATATCCGGAGCCAGTTGGAGAGCAACACTTTATCTTTACACTCTCCGATCCGGCTTCATATCGGGATCAGATCGCAGCGTGCCGTACCTTTAGTTTTGTGAAGGACGTTGGACATCTGCAACGGCAAGGACTCGCTCTAGGAGGTCGTTTTGATAACTTCCTCTTAATAGGAGCTGAGGGTGCCATTAACGATGAGTGGCGCTTTCCGAACGAGCCAGTACGACATAAGATCCTCGATGCTATTGGGGATCTCTTTCTGCTTGGACGTAGATTACGCGGAAAGGTCACTGCGCGCATGACTGGACACTCTGACAATATCGCATTGCTCAAGAAGGTGCGCGACGAGTTGCAGCGCGCTACGCAGTAG
- the purF gene encoding amidophosphoribosyltransferase, whose protein sequence is MNVSDKFHDECGLMAVWNHPEAANLTYLGLYAQQHRGQEGAGVVSIERNSADEPKFSVHKGLGLVADVFGNFDFSRLPGSTAIGHVRYTTAGGNKLANVQPFVADIALGYTAVAHNGNLINADELRRNLIDQGSIFATTSDTETILHLLARGDKSQPRVEAVISTVQRIMGAFSLLLLFEDRLMVVRDRHGLRPLAMGKLNGATVFASETCAFDLIGATYIRDIAPGELLEVFRDGTTKSYFPFGFAREAPCIFEFVYFARPDSNVFGKNVYQLRKNMGAELAKESHIAADLVTAVPDSGVAAAIGYAEASKVPFEMGLIRNHYVGRTFIEPKQNIRDFGVKIKLNANAAVLKGRSIIVVDDSIVRGTTSKKLVAMLRLAGAREIHLRISSPPTTNPCYYGIDTPDKDELIASHKSVEEIAQYIGVDSLSYLSMEGLYRAVDSTPGKFCDACFSGNYPAGTPVTISPKRQPTLFDIK, encoded by the coding sequence ATGAACGTTTCTGATAAATTTCATGATGAGTGTGGCCTTATGGCGGTGTGGAATCACCCGGAGGCTGCGAATTTAACTTACCTGGGGCTATACGCACAGCAGCACCGTGGCCAGGAGGGCGCAGGAGTCGTCTCTATTGAAAGAAACAGCGCCGATGAGCCAAAATTCTCAGTACATAAGGGCTTGGGCCTGGTGGCGGATGTATTCGGTAATTTTGATTTTAGTCGGCTCCCTGGAAGCACTGCTATCGGGCATGTCCGATACACAACGGCTGGTGGCAACAAGCTAGCTAACGTTCAGCCCTTCGTTGCTGATATCGCACTAGGTTATACAGCGGTTGCTCATAACGGGAATCTTATTAACGCAGATGAGCTTCGGCGTAACCTAATCGATCAGGGCTCCATATTTGCCACGACCTCAGATACCGAGACGATCCTGCACCTCCTTGCACGCGGGGATAAAAGCCAACCCCGAGTTGAAGCGGTAATAAGCACGGTTCAGCGCATCATGGGGGCCTTCTCACTCCTACTACTCTTTGAAGACCGCCTAATGGTAGTGCGCGACAGGCATGGCTTGCGCCCCCTTGCGATGGGAAAGCTAAACGGCGCTACGGTGTTTGCTTCAGAGACCTGCGCATTTGATCTTATCGGTGCTACCTATATTCGTGATATTGCGCCAGGGGAGCTACTTGAAGTATTTCGCGACGGCACAACGAAGAGCTACTTTCCATTTGGATTTGCGCGTGAAGCTCCCTGCATCTTTGAGTTCGTATATTTCGCCCGTCCAGATTCGAACGTATTTGGTAAGAACGTCTACCAGCTCCGCAAAAACATGGGAGCAGAGCTAGCAAAGGAGAGCCATATTGCGGCAGACCTGGTAACGGCGGTTCCTGATTCCGGTGTAGCCGCTGCGATCGGATACGCCGAGGCTTCCAAGGTCCCATTTGAGATGGGGCTAATACGGAATCACTATGTAGGGCGTACCTTTATCGAGCCAAAGCAGAACATCAGGGACTTCGGTGTAAAGATTAAGTTGAACGCTAACGCTGCTGTGCTGAAAGGCAGGTCCATCATTGTAGTTGATGACTCGATAGTGCGCGGCACTACGAGTAAAAAACTTGTAGCGATGCTACGTCTGGCCGGCGCGCGTGAGATCCATCTGCGTATTTCCTCACCTCCAACAACTAATCCCTGCTACTACGGCATCGACACTCCGGACAAAGACGAGCTAATCGCTTCTCATAAGTCAGTTGAGGAGATCGCACAGTATATCGGCGTTGATTCCCTCTCCTACCTCTCCATGGAGGGGCTCTACCGCGCAGTGGATTCAACCCCTGGTAAGTTCTGTGATGCCTGTTTTAGCGGTAATTACCCCGCCGGAACCCCTGTTACGATCTCGCCTAAGAGGCAGCCGACCCTCTTTGATATCAAGTAA